One Tunturibacter gelidoferens genomic region harbors:
- a CDS encoding mechanosensitive ion channel domain-containing protein — protein sequence MKDLRRLAIALPAALLVLCLAAAWWTRGAMAHMPFLKANGSHAGANNLVDQRPWQTIESLAPLAVSAEEQSFAHEAARLADHEVDQAFALALRQAAFQTRTLTGDALALQDKVAQVQSLVKEDQGKVDALTTSLKQPNGSIADSDDLDVAKAQLQLDTDELADLTEQLARLSGDQRGELQQELTAREAAMKKYDAAQGNTGGQIAVLSARRYGTLYGRVSAWFDQRSRIDLIRQAKAETDNDIVALTAKHADFEKKASTAAASINASSINPSTAQPSTAPPQDAIKSRVARMAQAHAFSQMHSIVEDQLQTQQQLSAVYGKWLAQVELQHSIVTHLALQSLSLIAFLILCGVLLATFVGQLIDRSRMEQRRLHTLRTIIGLGIQLVTLLLVLLVIFGAPSQVPTILGLGAAGLTVVFQDFILAFFGWFILMGKNGIRVGDWVEINGVGGEVVEIGLFRTALLETGNWTDKGHPTGRRVTFINNFAISGQYFNFSTTGQWMWDEITVNIPPGVDSYKTIEAIHNTVLKQTERDAKLAEQEWQSATRQNGLSQFKATPSVDMRPAASGVDIVVRYVIRAGDRFDVRNRLYQSVIDLLHKPADTPPARSIIDQRELMKV from the coding sequence ATGAAGGATCTCCGTCGTCTCGCCATCGCCCTTCCCGCCGCCCTCCTCGTCCTCTGTCTCGCAGCGGCCTGGTGGACGCGCGGCGCCATGGCCCACATGCCCTTCCTCAAAGCCAACGGCAGTCATGCCGGCGCCAACAACCTGGTCGACCAGCGCCCGTGGCAGACAATAGAGTCCCTCGCCCCCCTCGCCGTCTCCGCCGAAGAGCAATCCTTCGCTCACGAGGCTGCCCGTCTGGCCGACCACGAGGTCGATCAGGCCTTCGCTCTCGCCCTTCGCCAAGCGGCGTTCCAGACCCGCACCCTTACCGGCGACGCCCTCGCCCTCCAGGACAAAGTCGCCCAGGTCCAGTCGCTCGTCAAAGAAGATCAGGGCAAAGTGGACGCCCTTACCACCTCCCTCAAACAGCCCAACGGCTCCATCGCCGACTCCGACGACCTCGACGTCGCCAAGGCCCAGCTCCAGCTGGACACTGACGAACTCGCCGACCTCACCGAACAGCTCGCCCGCCTCAGTGGCGACCAGCGTGGTGAGCTGCAACAGGAGCTCACCGCCCGCGAAGCCGCCATGAAGAAGTACGACGCGGCTCAGGGAAACACCGGCGGTCAGATCGCCGTTCTCTCCGCCCGCCGTTACGGTACCCTCTACGGCCGCGTCTCCGCTTGGTTCGATCAGCGCAGCCGCATCGACCTCATCCGCCAGGCCAAAGCCGAGACCGACAACGACATCGTCGCCCTCACTGCAAAACACGCAGACTTCGAAAAGAAAGCCTCAACCGCCGCAGCCAGCATCAACGCATCCAGCATCAACCCATCCACCGCCCAACCCAGCACCGCCCCTCCGCAGGACGCCATAAAGAGCCGTGTAGCCCGCATGGCCCAGGCCCATGCCTTCTCGCAGATGCACAGCATCGTGGAGGACCAGCTCCAGACCCAGCAGCAGCTCTCCGCCGTCTACGGCAAATGGCTCGCGCAGGTCGAGCTTCAGCACTCCATCGTCACTCACCTCGCTCTGCAGTCGCTCTCCCTCATCGCCTTCCTGATTCTTTGCGGCGTCCTCCTCGCCACTTTTGTCGGTCAGCTCATCGACCGCTCCCGTATGGAGCAGCGCCGCCTCCACACCCTCCGCACAATCATCGGCCTCGGCATCCAGCTCGTCACACTGCTGCTCGTCTTACTCGTGATCTTCGGCGCACCCAGCCAGGTCCCCACCATCCTCGGCCTCGGCGCCGCAGGCCTCACCGTCGTCTTTCAGGACTTCATCCTCGCCTTCTTCGGCTGGTTCATCCTCATGGGCAAAAATGGAATCCGCGTCGGCGACTGGGTCGAGATCAACGGCGTAGGCGGCGAGGTCGTCGAGATCGGTCTCTTCCGCACCGCACTCCTCGAGACCGGCAACTGGACCGACAAAGGCCATCCCACCGGACGCCGCGTCACCTTCATCAACAACTTCGCCATCTCGGGTCAGTACTTCAACTTCTCCACCACCGGCCAGTGGATGTGGGACGAGATCACTGTCAACATCCCACCCGGCGTCGACTCTTACAAAACCATCGAAGCCATCCACAACACCGTCCTGAAACAAACCGAACGCGACGCCAAGCTCGCCGAGCAGGAGTGGCAGAGCGCCACACGCCAGAACGGCCTCAGCCAGTTCAAAGCCACCCCATCGGTCGACATGCGACCCGCAGCATCCGGCGTCGACATCGTCGTCCGCTACGTCATCCGTGCCGGCGACCGCTTCGATGTGCGCAACCGCCTCTATCAGTCCGTCATCGATCTCCTGCACAAACCAGCAGACACCCCACCCGCTCGATCCATCATCGATCAACGAGAGCTGATGAAAGTCTGA
- a CDS encoding STAS domain-containing protein — MTNTSEVPFHCAVENSTENGVKVTTVRCHGRLINQTAGEVKEIVKPLIPQGGRIVIDLAEVTFLDSLGLGTLVGLKVSAINEGYCTLKLQNLSPRIQELLKLTSLTNLFAS, encoded by the coding sequence GTGACGAATACATCAGAGGTCCCTTTTCATTGTGCGGTAGAAAATTCGACGGAAAACGGCGTCAAGGTAACGACGGTTCGGTGCCATGGACGCCTGATCAACCAGACCGCTGGTGAAGTGAAGGAGATCGTTAAGCCGTTGATTCCTCAGGGCGGAAGGATTGTGATCGACCTGGCAGAGGTGACGTTTCTGGATAGTCTGGGACTGGGAACGCTGGTAGGTTTGAAGGTTTCGGCGATCAACGAAGGGTACTGCACGTTGAAGCTGCAGAACTTGTCGCCCCGCATCCAGGAGCTGCTGAAACTTACGAGTCTTACGAATCTGTTCGCGTCCTAG
- a CDS encoding WecB/TagA/CpsF family glycosyltransferase: protein MSTTPLTHRILGIDFFDGSAREAIDIMRTKGGLLVVPAAPALKDLDRSPDYRDALLNADLAITDSAFMVLIWNRLQPTPIKRLSGLEYLRELLLASDIREPGNVLWIMASPVSAKRNLDWLAGQGIVIPQDYVYMAPMYGSAPIDDPALLERLNRLRPQHVIVTIGGGTQERLGLYLKRNLAYRPAIHCIGAAIAFLSGDQVLIPVWADKYYLGWLFRSFAEPKRYIPRYWDARKLLAIMLRNRGRLPALKS, encoded by the coding sequence ATGTCGACAACTCCCCTCACCCACCGCATCCTTGGCATAGACTTCTTCGACGGCTCCGCAAGAGAGGCGATCGACATCATGCGCACCAAAGGCGGCCTCCTCGTCGTTCCCGCAGCCCCGGCCCTCAAAGACCTCGACCGCAGCCCCGACTATCGCGACGCACTCCTCAACGCGGACCTCGCCATCACCGACTCCGCCTTCATGGTCCTCATCTGGAATCGTCTCCAGCCCACTCCCATCAAGCGCCTCTCCGGACTCGAGTATCTCCGCGAACTCCTCCTCGCATCCGACATTCGCGAACCCGGCAACGTCCTCTGGATCATGGCGAGCCCGGTCAGCGCAAAACGCAATCTCGACTGGCTCGCAGGGCAGGGAATCGTCATCCCTCAGGACTATGTCTACATGGCCCCTATGTACGGCAGCGCTCCTATCGACGATCCAGCTCTACTCGAACGCCTCAACCGCCTTCGCCCCCAGCACGTCATCGTCACCATCGGCGGCGGAACCCAGGAGCGCCTGGGCCTCTACCTCAAACGCAACCTCGCCTATCGCCCCGCCATCCACTGCATCGGTGCCGCCATCGCCTTCCTCAGCGGCGATCAGGTCCTCATCCCCGTCTGGGCCGACAAGTACTACCTGGGTTGGCTCTTCCGCTCCTTCGCCGAACCGAAGCGCTACATCCCCCGCTACTGGGACGCTCGCAAGCTCCTCGCCATCATGCTCCGTAACCGCGGCCGCCTCCCCGCACTCAAGTCCTAG
- a CDS encoding TetR/AcrR family transcriptional regulator — MAKHSHRDRILESGLRVVHERGFTGASVRDIVRAAGVPQGSFSNHFASKEAFGVEILNLYFEQTLEIIRKTLHNKELAPLARIRAYVEDVDASLLKKDELNGCLMGNLSLESGEQSPMIQRRLAELFTEVQKEIADCVRDAVKAKELPPSTNAKDLATFIHASLEGALLQSRAEQSRVAMDRYKRILYSTILI; from the coding sequence ATGGCTAAGCATTCACATCGGGACAGGATTTTAGAGAGCGGACTACGGGTTGTGCACGAACGCGGCTTTACAGGGGCCAGTGTGAGGGATATCGTTCGGGCGGCCGGCGTTCCGCAGGGCTCGTTCAGCAACCATTTTGCTTCGAAGGAGGCGTTCGGGGTCGAGATTTTGAACCTGTACTTCGAGCAGACGCTGGAGATTATCAGGAAGACGCTCCACAACAAAGAACTTGCTCCGCTGGCGCGAATCCGGGCTTATGTAGAGGACGTGGACGCATCGCTCCTCAAAAAAGACGAGTTGAACGGATGCCTGATGGGCAACCTGAGCCTGGAGTCGGGCGAACAGAGCCCTATGATCCAGCGACGTCTCGCTGAACTCTTCACGGAGGTGCAGAAGGAGATCGCAGACTGTGTGCGAGACGCGGTGAAGGCGAAGGAACTGCCTCCGTCGACCAATGCGAAGGATCTTGCGACCTTTATTCATGCGTCGCTGGAGGGTGCTCTGCTGCAGTCGAGAGCAGAACAGAGTCGCGTGGCGATGGATCGCTACAAGCGCATTCTTTATTCGACGATCCTGATTTAG
- a CDS encoding DinB family protein: MKKTLVALFLALIVSPLQAHAQDDAKKLTPKPPANPSQVLLDAWNDVGRKLTAMAEDFPEDKYDFKPVPVERSFAEQLLHAASANYYFINPLLGNKVPEGDPKRDQYKSKAEVVAFVKKSFADGAALLKQKGDSGMSDLMLDPFSKDQQVRLSDQAWGFIEHSGEHYGQLVVYYRVAGLVPPESRPKK; the protein is encoded by the coding sequence ATGAAGAAGACTCTCGTAGCGCTCTTTCTCGCCCTGATCGTCAGCCCACTTCAAGCGCATGCACAGGATGACGCGAAGAAACTCACGCCGAAACCGCCGGCAAACCCTTCACAGGTATTGTTGGACGCCTGGAACGATGTCGGGCGAAAGTTAACCGCGATGGCAGAAGATTTTCCTGAAGACAAATACGATTTCAAGCCCGTTCCTGTCGAGCGAAGCTTTGCCGAGCAACTGCTCCATGCGGCGAGCGCGAACTACTATTTCATTAACCCACTCCTCGGGAATAAGGTTCCTGAGGGTGATCCCAAACGGGATCAGTACAAAAGCAAGGCTGAAGTGGTTGCCTTTGTGAAGAAATCCTTTGCAGACGGTGCAGCGCTCCTCAAGCAGAAGGGCGATTCGGGCATGAGCGATCTGATGTTGGACCCCTTCTCCAAGGATCAACAAGTTCGTCTTTCGGATCAGGCTTGGGGTTTCATCGAACACTCGGGCGAACACTACGGCCAGCTCGTCGTCTACTACCGCGTCGCCGGCCTGGTCCCTCCTGAATCACGCCCCAAAAAGTAA
- a CDS encoding NAD-dependent epimerase/dehydratase family protein, which translates to MKLKGQKAVVCGAGGFIGGHLVQSLLANGVDVIRAVDIKPLDEWYQVSKGVESLSLDLKDKDSCLQAAAGTNVVFQLAADMGGMGFIENNKALCMLSVLTNTHMLMAAREKGVERFFYSSSACVYNGEKQTNPDVVALKEEDAYPALPEDGYGWEKLFSERMCRHFEEDYGLQTRVARYHNVYGPLGTWTGGREKAPAAVCRKVIEAKHSGKHEIEIWGDGKQTRSFMYIDDCTKGTQMIAESEIHEPLNLGSDELVTINQLVDIAEDIAGIKLKRNYNLSAPKGVNGRNSDNTLIQEKMNWAPSIRLRDGLAKTYAWIEDEILAAKPLAAATR; encoded by the coding sequence ATGAAGCTCAAAGGACAGAAAGCAGTCGTCTGCGGTGCCGGTGGATTCATCGGCGGCCACCTCGTTCAAAGCCTCCTCGCCAATGGCGTCGATGTCATCCGCGCCGTCGACATCAAGCCCCTCGACGAGTGGTATCAAGTATCCAAAGGCGTCGAAAGCCTCTCCCTCGACCTCAAGGACAAGGACAGCTGCCTCCAGGCCGCAGCCGGCACCAACGTCGTCTTCCAGCTCGCCGCCGACATGGGCGGCATGGGCTTCATCGAAAACAACAAAGCCCTCTGTATGCTCTCGGTCCTCACCAACACCCACATGCTCATGGCCGCCCGCGAAAAGGGTGTCGAGCGCTTCTTCTACTCCTCCTCCGCCTGCGTCTACAACGGCGAAAAGCAGACCAACCCCGACGTCGTCGCCCTCAAAGAAGAGGACGCCTACCCCGCCCTCCCCGAGGACGGCTACGGCTGGGAGAAGCTCTTCTCCGAGCGCATGTGCCGCCACTTCGAAGAGGACTACGGCCTCCAGACCCGCGTAGCCCGCTATCACAACGTCTACGGACCCCTAGGCACCTGGACCGGAGGCCGCGAGAAGGCTCCCGCCGCAGTCTGCCGCAAGGTCATCGAAGCCAAGCACTCCGGCAAGCACGAGATCGAGATCTGGGGCGACGGCAAACAGACCCGCTCCTTCATGTACATCGACGACTGCACCAAGGGCACGCAGATGATCGCCGAAAGCGAGATTCACGAGCCCCTCAACCTCGGCTCCGACGAGCTCGTCACCATCAACCAACTCGTCGACATTGCAGAAGACATCGCCGGCATCAAGCTCAAGCGCAACTACAATCTCAGCGCCCCCAAGGGCGTCAACGGCCGCAACAGCGACAACACCCTCATCCAGGAAAAGATGAACTGGGCACCGTCGATCAGGCTTCGTGACGGCCTTGCAAAGACCTACGCCTGGATCGAAGACGAGATCCTCGCCGCCAAGCCTCTGGCTGCCGCTACAAGGTAA
- a CDS encoding ABC transporter permease: MRRQPLAAVGVTLLVVFAVCAVFAPWLAPWDPAQLDLTGRLMGPSTAHWFGTDELGRDILSRTLFGARISLVVAVSVVGLSLAVGLVAGGLAGFYGGWTDTVVNIYVANAFLALPGILLAIAFVAFMGPGLGNVILALAISGWVGYARLVRAQVMAVKEREFVEAARALGATDLRIMTRHILPNILQPLIVQAAIGMAGAVLAEATLSFLGLGVPPPAASWGSMLNDARSHLFDSPHLVFFPAMAVMLCVLSFNFIGDALRDYLDPRTQLGTGL, from the coding sequence ATGCGGAGACAGCCGCTGGCGGCGGTGGGTGTGACGCTGCTGGTGGTGTTTGCGGTGTGCGCGGTGTTTGCTCCGTGGCTGGCGCCGTGGGATCCGGCTCAGTTGGATCTGACGGGACGGCTGATGGGGCCTTCGACGGCACATTGGTTCGGGACCGATGAGCTGGGGCGGGACATTCTCTCGAGGACGCTGTTTGGCGCGAGGATCTCGCTGGTGGTGGCGGTGAGTGTGGTGGGGTTGTCGCTGGCCGTTGGGTTGGTGGCGGGTGGGCTGGCTGGGTTTTACGGCGGGTGGACGGATACGGTGGTGAATATCTATGTGGCAAATGCTTTTCTGGCGTTGCCGGGGATCTTGCTGGCGATTGCGTTTGTTGCATTCATGGGGCCGGGGTTGGGTAATGTGATTCTGGCGCTCGCGATCTCGGGTTGGGTGGGGTATGCGCGGCTGGTGCGGGCGCAGGTAATGGCGGTAAAGGAACGGGAGTTTGTGGAGGCAGCAAGGGCGCTGGGGGCGACGGATCTTCGCATCATGACGCGGCATATTCTGCCAAACATCCTGCAGCCGCTGATTGTGCAGGCGGCGATTGGCATGGCGGGGGCCGTGTTGGCGGAGGCTACTCTGAGCTTTCTGGGTCTGGGGGTTCCGCCGCCGGCAGCGAGCTGGGGTTCGATGTTGAATGATGCACGATCGCATCTGTTCGACTCGCCGCATCTGGTGTTCTTTCCGGCGATGGCGGTGATGCTCTGCGTGCTCTCGTTCAACTTTATCGGCGATGCGCTGCGGGATTATCTCGACCCGCGGACGCAGCTCGGGACGGGGCTGTAA